In the Dethiosulfovibrio russensis genome, GGAGGGTCTCTGGAGGAGATAGGAAAACTGAGGGAGGGGACCGACGAGCTCTGGGACGTTATCGCCGATTACTTCGAGTCCATGGAGATATCTCCTAAGGACGGTAAAAACGAAGCCTATGCGAGAGTAGCCTACGCATTGGGGGCCATCAAGGGAATTAAAGAGTCCATAAACGACTGGCTTTATCCTTTGATCGTCTCTGAGGGCAAGAAAAAGCGGTTCCCCTCCGTGTCGGCCGATATGGGCTATGAATACGAAAGCGTTCTCTTTGAATTATTGAGATCTGCTATGGGATCTTTCGCACTGGGAGACCTTGGATTGGCGAAAGACGTTGATCATTGGTACGAGAGGTTGAAGGAAATAGACGAGCTTATACGTAGGGATATATTTCGTAGAGGGGACTACGGAAGAAAAGGGGGACTCGAGCTTCTTGCACGAGGAACTCAGCTCGCTAAAGCCTGTATGGAGATGACCAGAGGAGAGAGGATGGCTTTCGAGATGGGGCGTGTAAGCGATGGGAGTGGGTTCGATGTTGAAATGGTTCGCGACTATGATGAATAAAAGTCGCAGTGATGGGGGCAGGCGAGATGTTTCCTACGGAGATGACAGAGAGAGGATACTTTCATTGGTTCGTTTGATGGGAGATGAAGTCTGCATCGCCCTATCGGATTCGCTGATATCTCTTAAAGAAGGAAACGTTGAGCTTGCTCGAAAAGTAATAGATAGAGACGACCTGATCGACGGAATGGAGACCGACGTAAACAGGGAATGCCTTGCGTCGATCGCTATAAGGAAGCCGGTGAGGGAGGATCTACGTTTCGTATTTGCAGTGTTGAAGATAGCCACCGATCTTGAGCGTATAGGAGATCAGGCGGTAAACGTAGCGGAGAGGGCTCTCACCGTATCTAAATATCCGATGTTGAAGCCCCTTGTCGATATTTCCAAGATGACCGAGATATCCATAAACATGGTAAGAAAAGCCTTGAGATCCTTCTTTGATAGAGATACCGATTTGGCCGTTCACGTGTTCCGGGAAGATAAACAACTGGACAGGATCGCCGGAGCTCTCTCGGAAGAACTGATAGAGATGATGGCGGAAATGGACAAGGGAGATAAAGATGGAATAACAGTTGCAACCGAGCTTCTACTTACAGCAAGACATCTTGAGAGGGTAGGAGACCACGC is a window encoding:
- the phoU gene encoding phosphate signaling complex protein PhoU — translated: MLKWFATMMNKSRSDGGRRDVSYGDDRERILSLVRLMGDEVCIALSDSLISLKEGNVELARKVIDRDDLIDGMETDVNRECLASIAIRKPVREDLRFVFAVLKIATDLERIGDQAVNVAERALTVSKYPMLKPLVDISKMTEISINMVRKALRSFFDRDTDLAVHVFREDKQLDRIAGALSEELIEMMAEMDKGDKDGITVATELLLTARHLERVGDHASNVSERVFFMVRGERLKEVILGKVPETAREELLTKNLRGLTDINDIR